A single window of Mycolicibacterium aurum DNA harbors:
- a CDS encoding NADP-dependent oxidoreductase, with product MKALYFRNYGDSDVLEYAEIARPVPGPRQVLVKVAGAAFNPVDAGIRGGYLSQVYAITFPHTPGVDVAGTIAELGADVDGWTVGDAVVAMLPLDADGAAAEYAVAPVEVLAAAPHSVALADAAALPVAGLTAWQSLFEIAGLTAGQTVLINGASGAVGGYAIQLAKQAGAVVSATARARDAERLRGYGADRIVDYVDYGDSPVTVEGAPFDVVLNLVSTTPEQTEALLGLVVDGGFHVGTMTAGPERTERGVRTQRVFVRSDAAQLAALVSRVDAADLRIDVADRRPLGQGAAVHADSDAGRLHGKTILVPSGQ from the coding sequence ATGAAGGCTCTCTACTTCCGCAATTACGGTGACAGCGACGTGCTGGAGTATGCCGAGATCGCCCGGCCTGTCCCGGGTCCGCGCCAGGTCCTGGTGAAGGTGGCCGGTGCGGCGTTCAACCCGGTGGACGCCGGTATCCGCGGCGGCTACCTGTCACAGGTGTACGCCATCACCTTCCCGCACACCCCCGGCGTGGACGTGGCCGGCACCATCGCCGAACTCGGTGCGGACGTCGACGGCTGGACTGTCGGCGATGCGGTCGTCGCGATGCTGCCGCTCGACGCCGATGGCGCCGCCGCGGAGTACGCGGTGGCTCCGGTCGAGGTACTGGCCGCCGCGCCCCACTCGGTGGCGCTGGCCGATGCGGCGGCGCTCCCGGTGGCGGGTCTGACGGCCTGGCAATCCTTGTTCGAGATCGCCGGACTGACCGCTGGGCAGACGGTCCTGATCAACGGCGCCTCGGGAGCAGTCGGCGGCTACGCCATTCAACTGGCCAAGCAGGCCGGCGCCGTCGTCAGCGCGACCGCCAGGGCGCGTGACGCCGAGCGTCTGCGCGGTTACGGCGCCGATCGAATCGTCGACTACGTGGACTATGGGGACTCACCCGTCACCGTCGAGGGTGCGCCGTTCGACGTGGTGCTCAACTTGGTCAGCACGACGCCCGAGCAGACAGAGGCTCTCCTCGGCCTGGTGGTGGACGGGGGATTTCACGTCGGCACCATGACGGCGGGGCCTGAGCGCACCGAACGCGGGGTGCGCACACAGCGGGTCTTCGTTCGCTCCGACGCGGCCCAGCTCGCCGCTCTGGTCAGTCGTGTCGATGCCGCAGATCTGCGCATCGACGTCGCTGACCGCCGCCCGCTCGGGCAGGGCGCGGCCGTGCACGCCGACTCCGACGCCGGCCGGTTGCACGGCAAGACCATCCTGGTGCCCAGCGGCCAGTAG
- a CDS encoding MarR family winged helix-turn-helix transcriptional regulator, whose translation MADSLDPSQMRTYFALTEAVSMLQFAVQQQLRADGDLSYVQFEILAILADAEQPLTMTYLADRVVYSRSGLTHQAGLLQRDGLITRDTSADDQRATVVRITAAGRARVADVLPGHIQVVRELLFDSLSDRDVTLLGDVMTRVRDHVRSLPSRSARTPRRR comes from the coding sequence GTGGCGGACTCCCTCGACCCCAGCCAGATGCGCACCTACTTCGCTCTCACGGAGGCGGTCAGCATGCTGCAGTTCGCCGTGCAGCAGCAACTGCGGGCCGACGGGGATCTGAGCTACGTGCAGTTCGAGATCCTGGCCATCCTTGCCGACGCCGAGCAGCCGCTGACCATGACCTACCTGGCCGATCGGGTGGTCTACAGCCGTAGCGGGCTGACCCATCAAGCCGGACTGCTGCAGAGGGACGGGCTCATCACCCGCGACACCAGCGCCGACGACCAGCGGGCCACGGTCGTGCGCATCACCGCCGCGGGCCGGGCCCGTGTCGCCGACGTCCTGCCCGGCCATATCCAGGTCGTCCGAGAGCTTCTCTTCGACTCGCTGTCCGATCGCGATGTGACGCTTCTGGGTGACGTCATGACCCGGGTGCGCGACCACGTGCGGTCGCTGCCGTCCCGATCCGCGCGGACTCCCCGCAGGCGCTGA
- a CDS encoding lysophospholipid acyltransferase family protein, translating to MRNAAARTDQIIDQPARVQALRKVAEVVADGLWPAIDVTLPYVDGTENLPLDGRFLLVGNHTQSGMAEAWLTCLSVRRTLGVRVRPLTERGMGSMPGPAGDMLAACGGVVGTPENATKLMQNNETLLVFPGGGREIGKFKGEEYQLKWNGRAGFARVAIANDYPIVPVGHVGGDDIYRSVVTRDSLLGRLTEKLGAAVTGKPDMTMPLVRGVGPTLVPSPQRMYLRFGQPITTTQPAGVSDDEWVATVKKQTQTALETVLAELQDVRAADPFRALNPLAWRDAVRPERASA from the coding sequence GTGAGGAACGCCGCCGCCAGGACCGACCAGATCATCGATCAACCCGCGCGCGTCCAGGCGCTGCGCAAGGTGGCCGAAGTCGTTGCCGACGGGCTCTGGCCGGCGATCGATGTCACGCTCCCCTATGTCGACGGCACCGAGAACCTTCCGCTCGACGGGCGATTCCTGCTCGTGGGCAACCACACTCAGAGTGGGATGGCCGAGGCGTGGCTGACGTGCCTGTCGGTGCGACGAACGCTGGGTGTGCGCGTCCGGCCGCTGACCGAACGCGGTATGGGATCCATGCCGGGGCCGGCCGGCGACATGCTGGCCGCATGCGGCGGGGTCGTCGGCACACCCGAGAACGCGACGAAGCTGATGCAGAACAACGAGACGCTGCTGGTGTTCCCCGGGGGCGGTCGCGAGATCGGCAAGTTCAAAGGCGAGGAATACCAGCTCAAGTGGAACGGCCGGGCCGGCTTCGCTCGGGTGGCGATCGCCAACGACTACCCCATCGTTCCAGTGGGGCACGTCGGCGGTGACGACATCTACCGCAGCGTTGTCACGCGGGACAGCCTCCTGGGACGGCTCACCGAGAAGCTCGGCGCGGCTGTCACCGGAAAGCCCGACATGACAATGCCTTTGGTGCGCGGCGTCGGGCCTACGCTGGTACCCAGCCCACAGCGGATGTACCTACGTTTCGGCCAGCCGATCACCACCACGCAGCCGGCGGGTGTGTCCGACGACGAGTGGGTGGCGACGGTGAAGAAACAGACGCAGACGGCTCTGGAGACCGTCCTCGCGGAGTTGCAGGATGTCCGTGCCGCAGACCCGTTCCGCGCACTGAACCCGCTGGCATGGCGTGATGCCGTGCGGCCCGAGCGGGCTTCAGCCTAG
- a CDS encoding TetR family transcriptional regulator produces MRSASELRDVIIDAARAEFARHGLAGARIDRIARSARASKERLYAHFGDKEALFRQVVVTDTAEFLGSVGVRPDAVAEFAGDIYDLAVSRPEHLRMITWARLEGVALGEPEVDGRPIRERDTAAIAAAQAAGHIDDRWEPEQLLVLLFGIGMAWAHWPQDPPGNATTHAMARAAAVEAAARILAPTPRGG; encoded by the coding sequence GTGAGAAGCGCCAGTGAGTTACGCGACGTGATCATCGACGCCGCGCGCGCGGAGTTCGCCCGGCACGGCCTGGCCGGTGCCCGGATCGACCGCATCGCCCGCTCGGCCCGCGCCAGCAAGGAGCGCTTGTACGCGCACTTCGGCGACAAGGAGGCGCTGTTCCGCCAGGTGGTCGTCACCGACACCGCCGAGTTCCTCGGGTCGGTCGGTGTCCGACCCGACGCTGTCGCCGAATTCGCTGGCGACATTTATGACCTGGCGGTCAGCAGGCCCGAACATCTCCGCATGATCACCTGGGCACGACTGGAAGGCGTTGCGCTCGGTGAACCCGAAGTGGACGGACGGCCGATCCGCGAACGAGACACCGCCGCCATCGCGGCCGCGCAGGCCGCGGGGCACATCGATGACCGCTGGGAGCCGGAACAGTTGCTGGTCCTGCTGTTCGGCATCGGGATGGCCTGGGCCCACTGGCCGCAGGATCCTCCCGGCAACGCGACCACCCACGCGATGGCCCGGGCCGCCGCGGTCGAAGCCGCCGCCCGCATCCTCGCGCCCACGCCCCGAGGCGGGTAG
- a CDS encoding ArnT family glycosyltransferase, which produces MTASETRALSDPRWVKPSLGALLVATAAFWAVGLSRNGWGNTFYAAAVQAGTRSGKAFLFGSSDAANSITVDKPPASLWVMEISTRLFGVNSWALQLPQVLLGVASVGLLYAAVRKPFGPAAGLIAGALLALTPVATLMFRYNNPDALLVFLMVAATWALLRGVDSGRTRWVVLCGALIGFGFLTKQLQVMLILPALAIAYLVAGTPRRWWARLLQLFAGLGAAVVAAGWWVALVELWPEADRPYIGGSANNSFLQLTLGYNGLGRIFGGGAGGAGGLPGPPPGNAGPGPEGPAMFGSAGITRMFSTESGTQISWLLPAALVLLIAGLVLCGRAPRTDRRRASYVIWGGWLLVTGLVFSFMSGIFHDYYTVALAPGVAAVVGMGSVHLWQNRDKRWVTIVVALVVGLTAAWAWMLLGRTPDFVPALRWIVAGLGAVATTALAVCAARPGVTAAGRDLTSWAAALGVVAALAGPVAFCVHTVGSAHHGPIVVAGPSTTGGMPAFPAAEGPDGRAGPPPGQSEPSEEVSRLLAVDSEDFTWVAAAKGSLDSAGYQLATGDPVMPLGGFGGADPSPTLEQFQDYVKQRRIHYYIESSLPGMPPRAEGPDSTWESDRISDWIAQRYTAMSVDGVTLYDLTSPR; this is translated from the coding sequence ATGACCGCATCTGAGACGCGCGCCCTGTCAGACCCGCGCTGGGTCAAGCCCTCACTCGGCGCGCTGCTGGTGGCGACCGCTGCCTTCTGGGCCGTGGGGCTGAGTCGCAACGGCTGGGGAAACACCTTCTACGCGGCGGCGGTACAGGCAGGGACGCGCAGTGGGAAAGCGTTTCTGTTCGGCTCCTCCGATGCCGCGAACTCGATCACCGTCGACAAGCCGCCGGCCTCGCTGTGGGTCATGGAGATCAGCACGCGGCTGTTCGGCGTCAACTCCTGGGCCCTGCAGCTCCCACAGGTTCTGCTTGGCGTCGCGTCGGTGGGACTGTTATATGCCGCTGTGCGAAAGCCTTTCGGCCCCGCGGCGGGATTGATCGCCGGCGCGCTCTTGGCGCTGACACCGGTGGCCACCCTGATGTTCCGATACAACAATCCCGACGCGTTGCTGGTGTTCCTGATGGTCGCCGCGACATGGGCGCTGCTACGCGGAGTCGACAGCGGGCGGACACGATGGGTTGTGCTGTGCGGTGCGCTGATCGGCTTCGGCTTCCTCACCAAACAGCTCCAGGTGATGCTGATCCTGCCTGCTCTGGCGATCGCCTACCTGGTCGCCGGTACGCCGCGCCGGTGGTGGGCACGACTGCTGCAGCTGTTCGCCGGATTGGGCGCGGCCGTCGTGGCCGCCGGCTGGTGGGTGGCGCTGGTGGAGCTGTGGCCGGAGGCGGACCGACCGTACATCGGCGGTTCCGCGAACAACAGCTTTCTGCAACTGACGCTCGGCTACAACGGCTTGGGCCGCATTTTCGGCGGCGGTGCGGGCGGAGCGGGTGGGCTGCCCGGCCCCCCTCCCGGTAATGCCGGGCCGGGACCTGAGGGTCCGGCGATGTTCGGCTCTGCAGGCATCACCCGGATGTTCAGCACCGAGTCGGGCACGCAGATTTCCTGGCTCCTGCCCGCCGCGCTGGTGCTGCTCATCGCCGGACTGGTGCTGTGTGGCCGTGCACCGCGCACCGATCGACGGCGCGCGTCCTATGTCATTTGGGGCGGTTGGCTTTTGGTGACCGGCCTGGTGTTCAGCTTCATGTCGGGAATCTTCCACGACTACTACACCGTGGCGTTGGCACCCGGTGTGGCAGCGGTGGTGGGCATGGGGTCGGTGCATCTCTGGCAGAATCGCGACAAACGTTGGGTGACAATCGTCGTGGCGCTGGTCGTCGGACTGACGGCGGCGTGGGCGTGGATGCTACTCGGCAGGACCCCCGACTTCGTTCCCGCACTGCGGTGGATCGTCGCCGGCCTCGGCGCGGTGGCGACCACGGCGCTCGCCGTCTGTGCGGCCCGGCCCGGGGTGACGGCGGCGGGTCGCGATCTCACCTCATGGGCGGCGGCCCTGGGCGTCGTCGCCGCGTTGGCCGGACCGGTCGCGTTCTGCGTCCACACCGTCGGCAGCGCACACCACGGACCCATCGTCGTCGCAGGACCGTCGACGACCGGGGGGATGCCTGCATTCCCCGCGGCCGAGGGGCCGGACGGCCGCGCCGGCCCGCCGCCGGGGCAGAGCGAACCGTCCGAGGAGGTCTCTCGGCTGCTGGCTGTGGACAGCGAGGACTTCACGTGGGTGGCCGCAGCCAAGGGATCGTTGGACAGCGCGGGGTATCAGCTCGCCACGGGTGATCCGGTGATGCCGCTGGGTGGTTTCGGTGGCGCCGACCCCTCGCCAACCCTCGAGCAGTTCCAGGACTACGTCAAGCAACGGCGCATCCACTACTACATCGAATCGTCGCTCCCGGGGATGCCGCCTCGGGCCGAAGGCCCGGACTCGACATGGGAATCCGACCGGATCAGCGACTGGATCGCGCAGCGGTACACCGCGATGTCGGTGGACGGTGTCACGTTGTACGACCTGACCTCCCCACGCTGA
- a CDS encoding SgcJ/EcaC family oxidoreductase — translation MDAARVVLGVMDAWKAGIDAGDPAQVAAAFTEDAVFQGLRPYGVGRHAVADYYGSQPAGMTVTYHLLESRLLADDVALGYLTATFSYPDRPPVDLAIGVTLVRLGGEWQVAQYQASAGQPASAGRSRLGHHGHDRR, via the coding sequence ATGGACGCCGCTCGAGTCGTCCTCGGTGTCATGGACGCATGGAAGGCGGGAATCGATGCCGGAGATCCCGCGCAGGTGGCCGCCGCATTCACCGAAGACGCCGTATTCCAGGGCCTGCGCCCGTACGGCGTAGGCAGGCATGCGGTGGCCGACTACTACGGGTCGCAGCCCGCCGGTATGACGGTCACCTACCACCTGCTGGAAAGCCGGCTCCTTGCAGACGATGTCGCGCTCGGCTACCTGACGGCGACCTTCTCCTACCCGGACCGTCCCCCGGTGGACCTGGCGATCGGCGTCACCCTCGTCCGGCTGGGCGGCGAATGGCAGGTGGCGCAGTACCAGGCATCTGCCGGCCAGCCCGCAAGTGCGGGCCGTTCACGGCTCGGGCACCACGGGCACGACAGGCGTTGA
- a CDS encoding SDR family NAD(P)-dependent oxidoreductase → MTTDPRVALITGASQGIGAGLEAGYRKLGYAVVANSRTIDGGDDPMVLAVPGDVAQPGVGGRIVDAAVQRFGRIDTVVNNAGLFIARPFTDYTDEEYDAITGVNLRGFFEISRAAVARMLDQGGGGHLVTISTTLVEHANSAVPSALASLTKGGLNAATRALAVEYATQGIRSNAVALGIIRTPMHQPSDYDALATLHPVGHVGEVSDVVDAVLYLENAPFVTGEILHVDGGQSAGH, encoded by the coding sequence ATGACAACTGACCCCCGCGTAGCACTCATCACCGGCGCATCGCAAGGAATAGGAGCAGGCCTGGAGGCCGGCTACCGCAAGCTCGGCTACGCCGTCGTGGCCAACTCGCGCACCATCGACGGCGGGGACGACCCGATGGTGCTCGCCGTGCCCGGCGACGTGGCGCAACCTGGTGTCGGCGGCCGCATCGTGGACGCGGCGGTGCAGCGCTTCGGCCGCATCGACACCGTGGTCAACAATGCCGGCCTGTTCATCGCCAGGCCGTTCACCGACTACACAGACGAGGAGTACGACGCCATCACCGGTGTGAATCTCCGCGGCTTCTTCGAGATCTCGCGCGCGGCGGTAGCCCGGATGCTGGATCAGGGTGGCGGCGGCCATCTGGTCACGATCTCGACGACGCTGGTCGAACACGCCAACTCCGCCGTGCCGTCAGCGCTGGCGTCGCTGACCAAGGGCGGCCTGAACGCCGCCACCCGTGCTCTGGCGGTCGAGTACGCGACACAGGGAATCCGTTCCAACGCAGTGGCACTCGGAATCATCCGCACACCCATGCACCAGCCGTCCGACTACGATGCGCTGGCGACACTGCATCCGGTCGGCCATGTCGGCGAGGTCTCCGACGTCGTCGACGCCGTGCTCTACCTGGAGAACGCTCCGTTTGTCACCGGCGAGATCCTGCACGTCGACGGCGGCCAGAGCGCGGGCCACTGA
- a CDS encoding LysR family transcriptional regulator, with protein sequence MELRQLRYFVTVADELNFGRAAERLRIAGPSLSQQIKALERDLKVRLFDRDRRSVALTAAGSALLPQARALIGQADEFRRQALGLSSSVPVRVGYVQWCPTDWAERAAGVAQVRVDTWVMPSHAQAARVADGGLDLAICWVGEADLRALSLEATLIGVDRLYAVSAGPESSPVHARDLTVLVDADESSWSSWNRFAEQFADASGAHVVRVEDGGVTGSTFLDHVRRLRRPVLNNPKGQNDVTPPDMTRRAVQAPTPMWTWSLVWRQEDPNPLVHNVVDALTVGVDRSVLTGPGLWLPPDDPHRGAAD encoded by the coding sequence GTGGAGTTGCGACAGCTGCGCTACTTCGTCACCGTGGCCGACGAGTTGAACTTCGGCCGCGCAGCCGAGCGGCTGCGCATTGCGGGACCCTCGCTCTCGCAACAGATCAAGGCGCTTGAGCGCGACCTCAAGGTGCGGCTGTTCGACCGCGACCGGCGCTCGGTGGCTCTGACTGCCGCCGGCTCGGCGCTGCTCCCGCAGGCGCGTGCCCTCATCGGACAGGCTGACGAGTTTCGACGCCAGGCCCTCGGGCTTTCGTCGTCCGTGCCGGTGCGCGTCGGGTATGTGCAGTGGTGCCCGACGGACTGGGCCGAGCGTGCCGCGGGCGTGGCGCAGGTGCGGGTGGACACGTGGGTCATGCCCTCGCACGCGCAGGCGGCCCGGGTGGCCGACGGCGGACTTGATCTGGCGATCTGTTGGGTCGGCGAGGCCGATCTTCGTGCCCTGTCGTTGGAAGCGACGTTGATCGGTGTCGACCGGCTCTATGCGGTGAGTGCCGGACCGGAATCATCGCCTGTCCACGCGCGCGACCTGACGGTGTTGGTGGACGCGGACGAATCGAGTTGGTCGTCATGGAATCGGTTCGCCGAGCAGTTCGCCGACGCATCAGGGGCTCACGTGGTTCGCGTCGAGGACGGCGGAGTGACCGGTTCGACCTTCCTGGACCACGTGCGTCGCCTGCGACGCCCGGTGTTGAACAATCCCAAGGGCCAGAACGACGTGACGCCGCCGGATATGACCCGGCGGGCAGTGCAGGCACCGACCCCGATGTGGACGTGGTCGCTGGTGTGGCGACAGGAAGATCCGAACCCGTTGGTGCACAACGTTGTCGACGCGCTCACAGTCGGCGTCGATCGGTCGGTCCTCACCGGACCGGGGCTGTGGCTGCCGCCCGACGATCCGCATCGCGGCGCGGCGGACTGA
- a CDS encoding YbfB/YjiJ family MFS transporter yields the protein MTWHHSHVHIARGAAALAAAMGIGRFVYTPILPMMTSQAGLTPAAAGGLATANYVGYLAGALAGVAAPRLIRTATTWRLALIAVVAGLGLMALTHDVIGWLAIRTAAGFASAVLFVIAVDWMLDHSRGRSAQLPGWGFGGVGLGIALSGAMVLALPTAGWRAAWWASAALAAAVVAVAWRMRGTGPTPVATAGAPAGPRRWFVVLLACYTLEGVGYIIAGTFLVAAIGQTSPGWLGNGAWLLVGLTAAPSAALWAMASARWSRPALLAVALLVQAGGIALPALVTGTAPALIGAAFFGGTFIGVSTMALAAGRALAFPGAVAVLTAGYSVGQIVGPILVTPLVRHGFHYALLVSAGVVAVSAVAAVWLRLGCRELSPPRRDADRRAAATAPVR from the coding sequence ATGACCTGGCACCATTCGCACGTCCACATCGCCCGCGGCGCAGCAGCTTTGGCCGCGGCGATGGGTATCGGCAGGTTCGTCTACACGCCCATCCTGCCGATGATGACATCTCAGGCCGGATTGACCCCGGCAGCTGCAGGCGGTCTGGCCACCGCGAACTACGTCGGTTACCTCGCGGGCGCGCTGGCAGGAGTCGCAGCGCCGCGTCTGATCCGGACGGCCACCACGTGGCGGCTGGCGCTGATCGCCGTGGTCGCCGGCCTGGGGTTGATGGCCTTGACGCACGACGTGATCGGGTGGCTGGCGATCCGCACGGCGGCCGGCTTCGCGAGCGCCGTGCTGTTCGTGATCGCCGTCGACTGGATGCTCGACCATTCCCGGGGCCGCTCAGCCCAGCTACCGGGCTGGGGCTTCGGCGGTGTCGGCCTCGGCATAGCTCTGTCCGGTGCCATGGTGCTGGCCCTGCCCACCGCCGGCTGGCGTGCGGCCTGGTGGGCATCGGCGGCGCTGGCCGCCGCGGTGGTGGCAGTCGCCTGGCGGATGCGGGGCACGGGGCCCACGCCCGTGGCCACGGCCGGCGCACCAGCGGGTCCGCGACGCTGGTTCGTGGTGCTGTTGGCCTGCTACACCCTCGAAGGTGTCGGATACATCATCGCGGGCACATTCCTCGTCGCGGCCATCGGCCAGACGTCACCGGGCTGGCTGGGAAACGGTGCCTGGTTGCTGGTCGGCCTGACTGCCGCACCGTCTGCGGCGCTGTGGGCGATGGCGAGCGCGCGATGGTCACGCCCGGCGCTGCTCGCGGTGGCCCTGCTGGTGCAGGCCGGAGGCATCGCGCTGCCTGCACTCGTCACCGGCACCGCGCCTGCGCTCATCGGCGCGGCCTTCTTCGGCGGGACTTTTATCGGGGTCAGCACCATGGCGTTGGCGGCAGGCAGGGCGCTGGCATTTCCGGGTGCCGTCGCGGTGCTGACCGCCGGATACTCGGTCGGTCAGATCGTCGGTCCCATCTTGGTGACGCCCCTGGTGCGGCACGGGTTTCACTACGCACTGCTGGTCTCCGCCGGCGTGGTCGCCGTCTCGGCGGTGGCTGCCGTGTGGCTGCGTCTCGGATGCCGGGAACTCAGTCCGCCGCGCCGCGATGCGGATCGTCGGGCGGCAGCCACAGCCCCGGTCCGGTGA
- a CDS encoding oxygenase MpaB family protein, translating to MALYDLGEARTKMGSALFGMVAGPDGSANRARIHETPGPRWFGEDRPIRRVHADASMFVGGLRALLLQSLHPLAMAGVAEHSDYRGDPWGRLARTSTFLAVTTFGPADDAQSAVDRVRGIHRYIRGTAPDGRDYQASDPHLLEWVHIAEVDSFLRAHQLYGATPLDQRECDDYVADTARVASALGVLEPPRTTAQLAERIADYRPELQGTAAARDAARFLLLTPPLPLLARAPYSALAATAVAMLPWWARLPLRLPYLPPVEATVVRSTGRVLVSGIRWVMGSDRS from the coding sequence ATGGCGTTGTATGACCTCGGCGAGGCACGAACCAAGATGGGCAGCGCGTTGTTCGGCATGGTGGCCGGACCTGACGGTTCCGCCAATCGAGCGCGGATCCATGAGACGCCCGGCCCCCGTTGGTTCGGCGAGGACCGTCCGATCCGGCGCGTCCACGCCGACGCCTCGATGTTCGTCGGTGGGCTCCGTGCGCTGCTGCTGCAATCGCTGCATCCGTTGGCGATGGCCGGCGTGGCCGAGCACTCCGACTACCGCGGCGATCCGTGGGGACGGCTGGCCCGCACCAGTACGTTTCTCGCGGTCACCACGTTCGGGCCCGCCGACGACGCCCAGAGCGCCGTGGACCGGGTGCGGGGTATCCATCGATACATTCGCGGCACCGCACCCGACGGGCGCGACTACCAGGCGAGCGACCCGCACCTGTTGGAGTGGGTACACATCGCCGAGGTGGACAGCTTCCTGCGCGCTCACCAGCTCTACGGCGCCACACCGCTGGATCAGCGCGAATGTGACGACTACGTGGCTGATACCGCCCGCGTCGCCAGTGCACTCGGTGTACTCGAACCACCAAGGACAACAGCACAATTGGCGGAACGGATCGCCGACTACCGGCCTGAGCTGCAGGGCACTGCCGCCGCCCGTGACGCCGCGCGATTTCTGCTGTTGACTCCCCCGCTGCCGTTGCTGGCCAGGGCGCCGTACTCGGCGCTGGCCGCCACCGCGGTGGCGATGCTGCCGTGGTGGGCCCGGCTACCACTGCGGTTGCCCTATCTTCCACCTGTCGAAGCCACCGTGGTGCGATCGACGGGCCGCGTCCTGGTCAGCGGCATCCGCTGGGTGATGGGGTCGGACCGGTCATGA